A single genomic interval of Barnesiella intestinihominis YIT 11860 harbors:
- a CDS encoding lipopolysaccharide biosynthesis protein, giving the protein MKRKTTKALVWSTADKLGQQLFYLVTGIILARQLSPEDYGKVGVLTIFIALSGILIDSGFSSALIRKKEATQADYSTVFYVNVAISCVLYGLLYAAAPYIAVFFKVPDLIYICRILFLVIPLNALSLIQQTLLLKHFKLSVSARVNLWSLGIASVVAIAMAYGGMGVWSLVAQTLGLSFFRAVFFWVFNDWRPRWIFRMASLREFFGYSSNLVVSGIINNVFNKIYPIIIGKFYGMTQTGYYTQADKYQDIASSLISNIFRSVAFPVFSKVQDDLQRLKRICRKNVRAIAFFIFPIMLLMVVVSYPLISIMLKEQWVPSVPYFRLLCFSGICSPFIILFFDLFNSLGYSRLNLQLEIGKKIYLFAGIALFYSSGILWLIGWWISYSVLSLAASIFFARRFLGYGFGEYVKDIFPYFILALASAILSCGVYLLLPSDLWRLCLVSVVYVVLYLGGAYMLKLEMLQEMLSMLKSRVKRGGEA; this is encoded by the coding sequence TTGAAGAGAAAGACGACGAAGGCGCTCGTGTGGAGCACGGCCGACAAGTTGGGACAGCAGTTGTTCTATCTTGTCACCGGTATTATTCTCGCTCGTCAACTTTCTCCTGAGGATTATGGCAAGGTGGGGGTTCTCACGATATTTATCGCCTTGTCGGGGATATTGATCGACAGCGGTTTCTCTTCGGCTTTGATTCGGAAAAAGGAGGCTACTCAGGCCGATTACAGCACGGTGTTTTATGTGAATGTGGCGATCAGTTGCGTGCTGTATGGATTGTTGTATGCAGCAGCACCTTATATAGCGGTGTTTTTTAAGGTCCCTGATTTGATATATATCTGCCGGATTTTGTTTCTCGTGATTCCGTTGAATGCGCTTTCCCTCATACAGCAGACTTTGTTGTTGAAGCATTTCAAGCTCTCTGTGAGCGCTCGTGTCAATTTGTGGTCGTTGGGTATCGCTTCGGTCGTCGCCATTGCGATGGCTTACGGCGGTATGGGAGTCTGGTCGTTGGTGGCTCAGACGCTCGGTCTCTCGTTTTTCAGGGCTGTTTTTTTCTGGGTGTTTAACGACTGGCGTCCCCGATGGATATTTCGCATGGCTTCGTTGCGTGAGTTTTTCGGATATAGTTCCAACTTGGTCGTTTCGGGTATTATCAACAATGTGTTTAACAAGATATATCCCATTATCATCGGTAAGTTTTATGGCATGACGCAGACCGGCTACTATACTCAGGCCGACAAGTATCAGGATATAGCTTCTTCGCTTATCAGCAATATATTCCGTTCGGTCGCTTTCCCTGTTTTCTCAAAGGTGCAAGACGATTTGCAACGGTTGAAACGGATTTGCCGGAAGAATGTGCGGGCCATTGCGTTTTTCATTTTTCCTATCATGCTGTTGATGGTCGTCGTTTCATATCCGCTCATATCGATCATGTTGAAAGAGCAATGGGTTCCGTCCGTGCCGTATTTCCGCTTGCTTTGTTTTTCGGGAATATGCTCTCCGTTTATTATTTTGTTTTTCGATTTGTTCAATAGTCTGGGCTATTCCCGGCTGAATTTACAACTGGAAATCGGGAAAAAGATTTATTTGTTTGCGGGTATCGCTTTGTTTTATTCTTCGGGCATTTTGTGGCTGATAGGGTGGTGGATTTCTTATTCGGTGTTGTCTCTGGCGGCTTCGATCTTTTTTGCCCGTCGCTTTCTTGGATATGGTTTCGGGGAGTATGTGAAAGATATTTTTCCGTATTTTATCTTGGCGTTGGCGTCGGCGATACTTTCGTGCGGTGTTTATCTGCTTTTGCCGAGCGATTTGTGGCGGTTGTGTCTTGTCTCGGTCGTTTATGTCGTTTTGTATTTGGGCGGAGCATACATGTTGAAATTGGAGATGTTGCAGGAGATGCTGTCGATGTTGAAGAGTCGTGTGAAGAGAGGAGGTGAAGCGTGA
- a CDS encoding glycosyltransferase family 2 protein, with protein sequence MNEVAVARPRVLTVIVSYNFEPWIERCLSSIRDSDYPSDLVVIDNASTDRTVSIIAERYRWIRLVRSRKNLGFGQANNIGMRMALEEDYDYVFLVNQDAWIEANTVGTLVGLAEKYPDYGVFSPVHLDGKGEHLDGSFAKYVGGASAVSSKKSDIVEAAFVNAAFWFIPVSALKKVGGFSPLFFHYGEDVDYIHRMRFYGYRVGYTPLTSGCHDRQNRPITRQTQMKLDRVYYLSVVSDLNSGMAKCLWGGVLAPLKPGVLALLRGRFKEFCFYTGTSVRLLCRYPSIAEIKRFCKHGRPVFLENVHSKIKPIWS encoded by the coding sequence GTGAACGAGGTAGCAGTTGCTCGACCGAGGGTCTTGACGGTGATCGTTTCGTATAATTTCGAGCCGTGGATCGAACGATGTCTGAGTAGTATTCGGGATTCGGATTACCCCTCGGACCTTGTGGTAATCGATAATGCTTCGACCGACCGGACGGTGTCGATCATCGCCGAGAGGTATCGATGGATTCGTCTTGTGCGGAGTAGGAAAAATCTCGGATTCGGACAAGCGAATAACATCGGCATGAGAATGGCGTTGGAGGAGGATTACGATTATGTGTTTCTCGTGAATCAGGATGCGTGGATAGAGGCGAATACGGTGGGGACTTTGGTGGGGTTGGCAGAAAAATATCCCGATTACGGAGTGTTTTCGCCGGTGCATCTTGATGGGAAGGGGGAGCACCTCGACGGTTCGTTCGCCAAGTATGTGGGGGGAGCATCGGCGGTTTCATCGAAAAAATCGGATATCGTCGAAGCAGCTTTCGTTAATGCGGCTTTCTGGTTTATCCCGGTGTCGGCGTTGAAAAAGGTGGGAGGTTTTTCGCCGTTGTTTTTTCATTACGGCGAAGATGTGGACTATATTCACCGAATGCGATTCTATGGTTATCGGGTGGGATACACTCCGTTGACTTCGGGGTGTCATGACCGGCAGAATCGACCGATTACCCGCCAGACACAAATGAAATTGGACAGGGTTTATTATTTGTCGGTTGTTTCGGATTTAAATTCGGGAATGGCTAAGTGTCTGTGGGGTGGTGTATTAGCTCCTTTGAAACCGGGCGTGCTCGCTTTATTGCGGGGAAGATTCAAAGAATTTTGTTTTTATACAGGCACAAGTGTCCGGCTTTTGTGTCGATACCCTTCTATTGCAGAAATCAAGCGATTTTGCAAACATGGAAGGCCTGTGTTTTTGGAAAATGTTCATTCAAAAATTAAACCGATATGGAGTTAG